One genomic window of Pecten maximus chromosome 3, xPecMax1.1, whole genome shotgun sequence includes the following:
- the LOC117323636 gene encoding DNA replication complex GINS protein PSF1-like has product MLAEKGLELIRELQRSVDGSLPPYNEDKARQILEEMKALFDQNQKDVSATVAGESGLFSGVQLRHSALERNKRCLLAYLFNRIEHIKKMRWEFGSVLPADVKFNMCEQEVQWFGKYNKMLASYMRSIGGEGGLDLTQDLKPPKTLYIEVRCLMDHGEFETQDGNILVLKKNSQHFLLRSECEHLIRQGILEHIVQG; this is encoded by the exons ATGCTTGCTGAAAAAGGCCTCGAGCTAATTCGTGAACTGCAGCGATCTGTTGACGGTTCCCTGCCACCATACAAT GAGGACAAAGCCCGACAAATCTTGGAGGAAATGAAGGCTCTATTCGACCAAAATCAAAAAGATGT GAGCGCCACTGTTGCAGGAGAGAGTGGATTATTTTCAGGTGTCCAACTTCGCCACTCAGCTTTGGAAAGGAACAAGCGCTGCCTTCTAGCATACTT GTTCAACAGGATAGAACATATAAAAAAGATGCGATGGGAGTTCGGAAGTGTCCTACCTGCAGATGTAAAATTCAATATGTGCGAACAGGAG GTTCAGTGGTTTGGAAAGTACAATAAGATGCTTGCCAGTTATATGAGGTCAATAGGAGGTGAGGGAGGCCTAGATCTGACGCAGGACCTCAAGCCACCCAAGACACTGTATATAGAG GTCCGATGCCTAATGGACCATGGTGAATTTGAAACACAAGATGGGAACATACTGGTGCTAAAGAAAAACAGTCAG CATTTCCTCCTGCGATCCGAATGTGAGCATTTGATACGTCAAGGAATCTTGGAACACATTGTACAGGGATGA